The Miltoncostaea oceani genome includes a region encoding these proteins:
- a CDS encoding serine/threonine-protein kinase, giving the protein MTLVAQERRVGPWALEERIGGGGQAAVYRVRHAVLSRPAALKLVHPAIWADPGFRVRFARECDALVALEHPGVVPILDAGEHEGRGYLVMALARGGSLDARLAAGPLAPREAATIVTAIASALDAAHAAGVLHRDVTPGNVLLDPAGPWLADFGIALRGDATALTAEGALIGTAGYLAPEVIAGHRATPASDRYALAATAFRALTGEPPFRADGIAGVLHAHAHHAPRRASDVRPGLPAALDAALADGLAKDPAHRPATAATLADAIDAALGGTGAPTRALVRRAPPPAAAAAPCSCRPSPWRA; this is encoded by the coding sequence GTGACGCTGGTCGCCCAGGAGCGGCGCGTCGGCCCCTGGGCGCTCGAGGAGCGGATCGGGGGAGGGGGGCAGGCCGCGGTCTACCGCGTGCGCCACGCCGTCCTCTCCCGGCCGGCCGCCCTCAAGCTGGTCCACCCCGCGATCTGGGCGGACCCCGGATTCCGGGTCCGCTTCGCGCGGGAGTGCGACGCCCTCGTCGCACTCGAGCACCCCGGCGTCGTCCCGATCCTCGACGCGGGGGAGCACGAGGGCCGGGGCTACCTCGTCATGGCGCTCGCGCGCGGCGGCAGCCTCGACGCGCGCCTCGCCGCCGGCCCGCTCGCCCCGCGCGAGGCGGCCACGATCGTCACGGCGATCGCGTCGGCCCTCGACGCGGCGCACGCCGCCGGGGTCCTGCACCGCGACGTGACCCCCGGCAACGTCCTGCTCGACCCCGCGGGGCCGTGGCTCGCCGACTTCGGCATCGCCCTGCGCGGGGACGCGACGGCGCTCACCGCCGAGGGCGCCCTCATCGGCACCGCCGGCTACCTCGCGCCCGAGGTGATCGCCGGCCACCGCGCCACGCCGGCGTCCGACCGCTACGCGCTCGCCGCGACCGCCTTCCGCGCCCTGACGGGCGAGCCGCCCTTCCGCGCCGACGGCATCGCGGGCGTCCTGCACGCCCACGCCCACCACGCGCCCCGCCGCGCCTCCGACGTGCGGCCCGGGCTCCCCGCCGCCCTCGACGCCGCCCTCGCGGACGGGCTGGCGAAGGACCCGGCCCACCGCCCCGCGACGGCCGCGACGCTCGCCGACGCCATCGACGCCGCCCTCGGCGGCACCGGGGCCCCCACCCGCGCGCTCGTGCGGCGCGCCCCGCCGCCCGCCGCCGCCGCCGCGCCGTGCTCGTGCCGGCCCTCGCCGTGGCGGGCCTGA
- the fmt gene encoding methionyl-tRNA formyltransferase — protein MRIAFAGSPDAAVGPLRALVASPHEVVVVVSQPDRPRGRRGTPTPTPVAAAALELGLPVIRPRTINDPEVREQIAATGADALAVVAFGQILRDAVLDAWPCVNVHFSLLPAYRGAAPVERALMDGVEETGVTIMRMDAGLDTGPMLAVERTPIDPAEDTGALVARLSEMGGPLLARVLTDMEEGRAVETPQPDEGVSLAPKITADDRPLDLGRPAAELARRVRALSPHIGATCRIGGEPFKVWRAAAHDAPAPAGLTATDGRLVAGCAEGSLEILELQPPGRGRMDAGSFLRGHRGPLDWTTS, from the coding sequence GTGCGCATCGCCTTCGCGGGCAGCCCCGACGCGGCGGTGGGGCCGCTGCGCGCACTCGTCGCGTCGCCCCACGAGGTCGTCGTCGTCGTGTCGCAGCCGGACCGGCCGAGGGGCCGGCGCGGCACGCCCACCCCGACGCCCGTCGCCGCGGCGGCCCTGGAGCTGGGGCTCCCGGTGATCCGGCCGCGGACCATCAACGACCCCGAGGTGCGGGAGCAGATCGCCGCGACGGGCGCCGACGCGCTCGCGGTGGTGGCCTTCGGGCAGATCCTGCGTGACGCCGTGCTCGACGCGTGGCCCTGCGTGAACGTCCACTTCTCGCTGCTCCCGGCGTACCGCGGCGCGGCGCCGGTCGAACGTGCCCTGATGGATGGAGTCGAGGAGACCGGCGTGACGATCATGCGCATGGACGCGGGGCTGGACACCGGACCGATGCTGGCGGTGGAGCGGACCCCGATCGACCCGGCGGAGGACACCGGCGCCCTGGTCGCGCGGCTGTCGGAGATGGGCGGGCCGCTGCTGGCCCGGGTCCTCACCGACATGGAGGAGGGGCGCGCCGTCGAGACGCCGCAGCCCGACGAGGGCGTGTCGCTGGCCCCCAAGATCACCGCCGACGACCGCCCCCTCGACCTCGGACGGCCCGCCGCCGAGCTCGCCCGCCGCGTGCGGGCCCTGTCGCCGCACATCGGGGCGACCTGCCGCATCGGCGGGGAGCCCTTCAAGGTCTGGCGCGCCGCCGCCCACGACGCCCCCGCGCCGGCGGGCCTCACCGCGACCGACGGCCGCCTGGTCGCCGGGTGCGCGGAGGGGTCGCTCGAGATCCTCGAGCTGCAGCCCCCCGGGCGCGGGCGGATGGACGCCGGCAGCTTCCTCCGCGGCCACCGCGGCCCCCTCGACTGGACGACCTCATGA
- the def gene encoding peptide deformylase, with protein sequence MSSRALDDPVMEQRRLSALSQIRQMGDPVLRAPALTITEFDEALADEAERMIAIMHDARGVGLAAPQVGSLRRLAVVMTGEDAPPAVLCNPEITWRSDEEEYDYEGCLSIGEISVEVPRAVAIRVRAQDVRGNVIELEPEGFAARVIQHELDHLDGVLILDRTAPDQRREALKALRDGG encoded by the coding sequence GTGTCCTCCCGCGCCCTCGACGACCCCGTGATGGAGCAGCGGCGCCTCTCGGCGCTGTCGCAGATCCGCCAGATGGGCGACCCCGTGCTGCGGGCGCCGGCCCTGACGATCACCGAGTTCGACGAGGCGCTCGCCGACGAGGCGGAGCGGATGATCGCGATCATGCACGACGCCCGCGGCGTCGGGCTCGCCGCCCCCCAGGTCGGCTCCCTGCGCCGGCTCGCGGTGGTCATGACGGGGGAGGACGCGCCGCCGGCGGTCCTCTGCAACCCCGAGATCACGTGGCGCTCCGACGAGGAGGAGTACGACTACGAGGGGTGCCTCTCGATCGGCGAGATCAGCGTCGAGGTGCCCCGCGCGGTGGCGATCCGGGTGCGTGCGCAGGACGTGCGCGGCAACGTGATCGAGCTGGAGCCGGAGGGCTTCGCCGCACGCGTGATCCAGCACGAGCTCGACCACCTGGACGGCGTCCTGATCCTCGACCGCACGGCGCCCGATCAGCGCCGGGAGGCGCTCAAGGCACTGCGCGACGGGGGCTGA
- the ribD gene encoding bifunctional diaminohydroxyphosphoribosylaminopyrimidine deaminase/5-amino-6-(5-phosphoribosylamino)uracil reductase RibD: MTTRATAPVTPSEAAALDRARALALNGRGRVSPNPLVGAVVLRDGVTVAEGWHEGPGLPHAEAMALAAAGDAARGATVICTLEPCSHHGRTPPCAHALVDAGVARVVVGLADPLERERAGGVAVLREAGVEVVLAEGAARHACAELVSPFLTAALTGRPEVTLKLATSLDGRIATATGESRWISGPASRALVHRWRADADAVAVGLGTALADDPRLTARDVDGPVRPPARVVFDTTARLPLDAALVRDAADGPPVIVLAGEAAPADRVAALRERGVEVEVLPGDAPARLDAGLRALGARGVQSLFVEGGAVLAGALVAAGAVDRVAWFLAPMLIGGDGAPSALAGEGVRELSAAPRLIDTRTEDVGGDVLVTGRLRPLPGGG; this comes from the coding sequence GTGACCACCCGCGCCACCGCGCCGGTCACGCCGTCCGAGGCCGCCGCCCTCGACCGTGCGCGCGCGCTGGCGCTCAACGGCCGCGGACGGGTCAGCCCGAACCCCCTCGTCGGGGCCGTGGTGCTGCGCGACGGGGTCACGGTGGCGGAGGGCTGGCACGAGGGACCCGGCCTGCCCCACGCCGAGGCCATGGCCCTCGCCGCCGCCGGCGACGCCGCGCGCGGCGCGACGGTGATCTGCACGCTGGAGCCCTGCTCGCACCACGGGCGCACGCCCCCCTGCGCGCACGCGCTGGTGGACGCCGGCGTGGCGCGGGTGGTCGTCGGCCTCGCCGACCCGCTGGAGCGGGAGCGGGCCGGCGGCGTCGCGGTGCTGCGGGAGGCCGGCGTCGAGGTGGTCCTCGCGGAGGGCGCGGCCCGCCACGCCTGCGCCGAGCTGGTCTCGCCGTTCCTGACGGCGGCCCTGACCGGGCGGCCCGAGGTCACGCTCAAGCTCGCGACGAGCCTCGACGGCCGCATCGCGACGGCGACGGGGGAGAGCCGCTGGATCTCCGGCCCCGCGTCGCGTGCCCTCGTGCACCGGTGGCGGGCCGACGCCGACGCCGTCGCGGTCGGCCTCGGCACCGCCCTCGCCGACGACCCGCGCCTGACGGCCCGCGACGTGGACGGCCCCGTGCGCCCGCCCGCCCGGGTGGTCTTCGACACGACGGCCCGGCTCCCGCTCGACGCGGCCCTCGTGCGGGACGCGGCCGACGGGCCCCCCGTGATCGTGCTGGCCGGGGAGGCCGCCCCCGCCGACCGCGTCGCGGCCCTGCGGGAGCGCGGCGTCGAGGTCGAGGTGCTGCCCGGCGACGCCCCCGCGCGCCTCGACGCCGGCCTCCGGGCGCTCGGCGCGCGCGGCGTCCAGTCCCTGTTCGTCGAGGGCGGCGCCGTGCTGGCCGGGGCCCTCGTCGCGGCCGGGGCCGTCGACCGGGTCGCCTGGTTCCTCGCGCCGATGCTGATCGGCGGCGACGGCGCCCCGAGCGCCCTCGCCGGCGAGGGGGTGCGGGAGCTGTCCGCCGCGCCCCGCCTGATCGACACCCGCACCGAGGACGTCGGCGGGGACGTGCTGGTGACCGGGCGCCTGCGCCCCCTGCCGGGAGGCGGCTGA
- a CDS encoding bifunctional diguanylate cyclase/phosphohydrolase: protein MASVPTAAADAAAAGTPPPLDGWEARLAAERASLRRVAAAVVARADAGGALDLAASEVATLMGAEQGFVFRLVEGDRVMVAGASGVEAAPIGAVHGMLPAGVIPEVVRRRAPVRIEGRLRPLGRENSDRYWIAPVYRGGVGAPVFVGDALWGVMVVATTRDEPFPAGAEDRLDYFAEIAGIAIGTAEANERLARLAMSDALTGLANNRAFQAALDAEVGRARRHGRPLALAVIDLDHFKWVNDTHGHLAGDTALMEIASRLTAEGRRGDLIARVGGEEFAWVLPETDLAAGLRVAERARRAASSRPVPVVGRVTLSIGVAELAQAGDAAELYRLADEALYCAKRSGRDRCVAYDAGISLRTPAPWAHPVGSGAVARALSRAIDAREPGARAHCERVAALVERMARADGWPGDRAVMLAEAGLVHEIGTLGLPAALRHADAAPAPDDAALLRRHLLLGAEIVTDVMTPEQVGWVRAHAERHDGSGHPDGVAGEAIPDGARLIAVADFWDARIASGSTPAVVRAELAARAGTWFDPAAARLLDAAVRGERV, encoded by the coding sequence ATGGCCTCCGTCCCCACGGCCGCCGCGGACGCCGCCGCGGCCGGCACGCCCCCGCCCCTCGACGGGTGGGAGGCGCGGCTCGCCGCGGAGCGCGCCAGCCTGCGCCGCGTGGCCGCCGCCGTCGTCGCCCGCGCCGACGCCGGGGGCGCCCTCGACCTGGCGGCGTCCGAGGTCGCGACCCTGATGGGCGCCGAGCAGGGTTTCGTCTTCCGCCTCGTCGAGGGTGACCGCGTGATGGTCGCCGGCGCGTCGGGCGTCGAGGCGGCGCCGATCGGCGCCGTCCACGGGATGCTCCCCGCGGGGGTGATCCCCGAGGTCGTGCGCCGCCGCGCGCCCGTGCGCATCGAGGGGCGGCTGCGTCCCCTCGGGCGCGAGAACTCCGACCGGTACTGGATCGCGCCGGTCTACCGCGGGGGGGTCGGGGCGCCGGTGTTCGTGGGCGACGCGCTCTGGGGGGTGATGGTCGTGGCGACCACCCGCGACGAGCCGTTCCCCGCGGGGGCCGAGGACCGCCTCGACTACTTCGCCGAGATCGCGGGCATCGCGATCGGCACCGCCGAGGCGAACGAGCGCCTCGCGCGCCTCGCGATGAGCGACGCCCTGACGGGGCTCGCCAACAACCGCGCCTTCCAGGCCGCCCTCGACGCCGAGGTCGGGAGGGCCCGCCGCCACGGGCGGCCCCTCGCCCTCGCGGTCATCGACCTCGACCACTTCAAGTGGGTGAACGACACCCACGGCCACCTCGCGGGCGACACGGCGCTGATGGAGATCGCGAGCCGGCTGACGGCGGAGGGCCGCCGCGGCGACCTGATCGCCCGCGTCGGCGGGGAGGAGTTCGCCTGGGTGCTCCCCGAGACCGACCTGGCCGCCGGGCTGCGGGTCGCCGAGCGCGCCCGCCGCGCCGCGTCCTCCCGGCCGGTCCCCGTCGTGGGGCGCGTCACCCTGTCGATCGGCGTCGCCGAGCTCGCGCAGGCCGGTGACGCCGCCGAGCTGTACCGCCTCGCCGACGAGGCCCTCTACTGCGCGAAGCGCTCGGGCCGCGACCGCTGCGTCGCCTACGACGCCGGCATCTCCCTCCGGACGCCGGCGCCCTGGGCCCACCCCGTCGGGAGCGGCGCTGTGGCGCGGGCCCTCTCCCGGGCGATCGACGCCCGCGAGCCCGGCGCCCGCGCCCACTGCGAGCGCGTCGCCGCCCTGGTGGAGCGCATGGCCCGCGCGGACGGCTGGCCCGGCGACCGCGCCGTGATGCTCGCCGAGGCGGGTCTCGTGCACGAGATCGGGACCCTCGGCCTGCCCGCCGCGCTGCGCCACGCCGACGCCGCGCCCGCGCCCGACGACGCCGCCCTGCTGCGCCGCCACCTGCTGCTCGGCGCCGAGATCGTCACCGACGTGATGACGCCCGAGCAGGTCGGCTGGGTCCGCGCGCACGCGGAGCGCCACGACGGGTCGGGGCACCCCGACGGCGTCGCGGGCGAGGCGATCCCCGACGGCGCCCGCCTGATCGCGGTCGCCGACTTCTGGGACGCGCGGATCGCGTCCGGCTCCACCCCCGCCGTGGTGCGCGCCGAGCTCGCCGCACGCGCCGGGACGTGGTTCGACCCCGCCGCCGCGCGCCTGCTCGACGCGGCCGTCCGGGGGGAGCGCGTGTGA
- a CDS encoding transcription antitermination factor NusB — MSTATESPAGGGVARERSVALRVLRRVDDGAYADRALAAEARRAELDPRSRAHAMRLAYGAVQRRRTLDWLIDGALDRPTHLEPAVRDILRLGAYELAFSDGVPDHAAVDQAVRQARGLRGAKARSSARAGLVNAVMRRLAGDAAGRLAELDAGGAETAGLRHSMPDWIAARLVDSLGEEDADGVMRAAAEPAESALRWNPLRGPRATLEAALPDGWRRDPLVPEAYVLPGAFALEDSEVWARGRAMGQSRASQLVAHVVAPVAGERVLDLCAAPGAKTTHMAALAYGGARITAVELRPQRAQALRAVAHRMGARVDVVEGDALEVALDGGYDAVLVDPPCTGLGVLSARPDARWRRREEALEPLTRLQSALLGRALELVRPGGRVVYSTCTLIAAENEDVVRASGATIEDLGDAFPGLAHPRVPGALLTLPHRHGTDGFFVARLRP; from the coding sequence ATGAGCACCGCCACCGAGTCACCGGCCGGCGGCGGCGTCGCCCGCGAGCGCAGCGTCGCCCTGCGGGTCCTGCGCCGCGTGGACGACGGCGCCTACGCCGACCGCGCCCTCGCCGCCGAGGCCCGCCGGGCGGAGCTCGACCCGCGTTCCCGCGCCCACGCCATGCGCCTCGCCTACGGGGCGGTGCAGCGGCGCCGCACGCTCGACTGGCTCATCGACGGCGCCCTCGACCGCCCGACCCACCTCGAGCCGGCGGTGCGGGACATCCTCCGCCTCGGCGCGTACGAGCTCGCCTTCTCCGACGGCGTGCCGGACCACGCCGCGGTCGACCAGGCCGTCCGCCAGGCCCGCGGCCTGCGCGGCGCGAAGGCCCGGTCGTCGGCCCGCGCCGGCCTCGTGAACGCCGTGATGCGCCGCCTCGCCGGCGACGCCGCCGGCCGCCTGGCGGAGCTCGACGCGGGAGGGGCCGAGACGGCCGGCCTGCGCCACTCGATGCCCGACTGGATCGCGGCGCGGCTCGTGGACTCGCTCGGCGAGGAGGACGCGGACGGCGTCATGCGCGCCGCCGCCGAGCCCGCCGAGTCGGCGCTGCGGTGGAACCCGCTGCGCGGCCCGCGGGCGACCCTCGAGGCCGCCCTGCCGGACGGCTGGCGGCGCGACCCGCTCGTGCCCGAGGCCTACGTCCTGCCCGGCGCGTTCGCGCTGGAGGACTCCGAGGTGTGGGCCCGCGGCCGGGCGATGGGGCAGAGCCGCGCCTCGCAGCTCGTCGCCCACGTCGTCGCGCCCGTCGCCGGCGAGCGGGTGCTGGACCTCTGCGCCGCCCCGGGCGCCAAGACGACCCACATGGCGGCGCTCGCGTACGGCGGCGCCCGCATCACGGCCGTGGAGCTGCGCCCCCAGCGGGCCCAGGCGCTCCGCGCCGTCGCCCACCGCATGGGCGCCCGGGTGGACGTCGTCGAGGGCGACGCCCTCGAGGTCGCGCTCGACGGGGGGTACGACGCCGTGCTCGTGGACCCGCCCTGCACCGGCCTCGGGGTGCTGTCGGCGCGGCCGGACGCGCGCTGGCGGCGTCGGGAGGAGGCCCTCGAGCCCCTCACCCGCCTGCAGTCGGCGCTGCTCGGCCGTGCGCTCGAGCTCGTCCGCCCCGGCGGCCGCGTCGTCTACTCGACGTGCACGTTGATCGCCGCCGAGAACGAGGACGTCGTGCGGGCGTCCGGCGCCACGATCGAGGACCTGGGCGACGCCTTCCCGGGCCTCGCGCACCCGCGCGTGCCGGGGGCGCTCCTGACGTTGCCGCACCGCCACGGCACCGACGGCTTCTTCGTGGCCCGGTTGCGCCCGTGA
- a CDS encoding aromatic amino acid ammonia-lyase, whose protein sequence is MSGPPGLTWTAARAPAPRDIERIADGEPVSLAPDVVERVRAGHEAVIDALAAGVRVYGVTTGQGFLADRDLDPGDVARHQGNLLIGRAVGSAPWLDRAEARALVAVRLARFTSGAAGVSPALCAALVAMLDTGLTPAVPREGVGCSGEVIPLSHAFQVLLGVGRVLAGDGGVEDAAAALAARGLAPYAPRPKEGIALLAGSPGVTALAVLRRRDAARLAGLMTAGAAAAADAAGVPLDALSPAVGRLGPDPVLAEATDHLGRLLAGAHADRPSSQGPVSFRVAPQVIAHLVRTVDRLGDDATRALAVPDDSPALIDGRFTSTGAFHEIGLAAGMDALTAALARAAETAAQRTHRLLDGRVTGLPDQLTPRPGPRCGLVVLHKRAVAVVHEMRRLAVPASIGVVDTSLGQEDAQTFGFASAEALRRALGLAEEVLAIELLTARQAWALRGRPPAPGLAGLAGPLCDAVAPVDEDRPLGPDVDRVRALLRRSPVPECATA, encoded by the coding sequence GTGAGCGGCCCGCCCGGGCTCACCTGGACCGCGGCGCGGGCGCCGGCGCCCCGCGACATCGAGCGGATCGCGGACGGGGAGCCGGTGTCCCTCGCCCCGGACGTCGTCGAGCGGGTCCGGGCCGGCCACGAGGCCGTCATCGACGCGCTGGCCGCCGGCGTCCGGGTCTACGGCGTCACGACCGGGCAGGGGTTCCTCGCCGACCGCGACCTCGACCCCGGCGACGTCGCGCGGCACCAGGGCAACCTGCTGATCGGCCGGGCCGTCGGGTCGGCGCCCTGGCTCGACCGCGCCGAGGCGCGCGCGCTGGTGGCGGTGCGGCTCGCCCGGTTCACGTCCGGCGCCGCGGGGGTCAGCCCGGCGCTCTGCGCGGCCCTCGTGGCGATGCTCGACACCGGCCTCACGCCCGCCGTCCCCCGCGAGGGCGTCGGCTGCTCGGGCGAGGTGATCCCCCTGTCGCACGCGTTCCAGGTGCTGCTCGGCGTCGGCCGCGTCCTCGCCGGCGACGGGGGGGTCGAGGACGCCGCGGCGGCCCTCGCCGCCCGGGGCCTCGCGCCGTACGCGCCCCGCCCGAAGGAGGGCATCGCCCTGCTCGCCGGCTCGCCCGGGGTCACCGCCCTCGCCGTGCTGCGCCGCCGCGACGCGGCGCGCCTCGCGGGCCTGATGACCGCCGGGGCCGCCGCCGCGGCGGACGCCGCGGGCGTCCCCCTCGACGCGCTGTCGCCCGCCGTCGGGCGCCTCGGCCCCGACCCCGTCCTGGCGGAGGCGACCGACCACCTCGGCCGGCTGCTGGCTGGCGCCCACGCGGACCGGCCGTCGTCGCAGGGGCCGGTGTCGTTCCGCGTCGCGCCGCAGGTGATCGCCCACCTGGTCCGCACCGTCGACCGGCTCGGGGACGACGCCACCCGGGCGCTCGCCGTGCCCGACGACTCGCCCGCCCTCATCGACGGGCGGTTCACGAGCACCGGCGCCTTCCACGAGATCGGCCTCGCCGCCGGCATGGACGCCCTCACGGCGGCGCTCGCGCGGGCGGCCGAGACCGCGGCCCAGCGGACGCACCGCCTGCTCGACGGACGCGTGACCGGCCTGCCCGACCAGCTCACCCCCCGCCCCGGACCCCGCTGCGGGCTGGTGGTGCTGCACAAGCGCGCCGTCGCCGTGGTCCACGAGATGCGCCGGCTCGCCGTGCCGGCCTCGATCGGGGTGGTGGACACCTCGCTCGGCCAGGAGGACGCCCAGACGTTCGGGTTCGCGTCGGCGGAGGCGCTGCGCCGCGCGCTCGGGCTGGCCGAGGAGGTCCTCGCGATCGAGCTGCTCACCGCCCGGCAGGCGTGGGCGCTGCGGGGCCGCCCGCCCGCGCCCGGGCTCGCCGGGCTCGCCGGTCCGCTGTGCGACGCCGTCGCCCCCGTCGACGAGGACCGCCCCCTCGGACCCGACGTCGACCGGGTCCGCGCGCTGCTGCGCCGGTCGCCCGTCCCGGAGTGCGCGACGGCCTGA
- a CDS encoding ribulose-phosphate 3-epimerase encodes MSLPLPRDPVVLPSVMSADMLALGDQVAALAGAGARAFHVDVMDGAFVPNLTVGPDWTRALAGVAHAAGALVDVHLMVARPGEMIPLFAPYADAITVHVEADPHPHRLLGVIREAGCHAGLALNPGTPVEHVAELADELDYVNVLAVDPGFAGQSFITSAPRRIARLRELLPDRVVIEVDGGIGTATLPGARAAGATMLVSASSIFGADDPLAAFRALTGLAAG; translated from the coding sequence GTGAGCCTGCCGCTCCCCCGCGACCCGGTGGTGCTGCCGTCGGTCATGTCGGCCGACATGCTGGCGCTCGGCGACCAGGTCGCCGCGCTCGCCGGCGCCGGGGCGCGCGCCTTCCACGTGGACGTCATGGACGGCGCCTTCGTCCCCAACCTCACCGTCGGACCCGACTGGACGCGCGCCCTCGCCGGCGTGGCGCACGCCGCCGGGGCCCTCGTCGACGTGCACCTGATGGTCGCGCGACCCGGCGAGATGATCCCGCTGTTCGCCCCGTACGCCGACGCCATCACCGTCCACGTGGAGGCCGACCCGCACCCGCACCGGCTGCTCGGGGTCATCCGCGAGGCCGGCTGCCACGCGGGGCTCGCGCTCAACCCCGGCACCCCGGTCGAGCACGTCGCCGAGCTCGCCGACGAGCTCGACTACGTCAACGTGCTGGCGGTCGACCCGGGTTTCGCCGGCCAGTCGTTCATCACGTCGGCGCCGCGGCGGATCGCCCGCCTCCGGGAGCTGCTGCCCGACCGCGTGGTCATCGAGGTCGACGGCGGCATCGGCACGGCGACGCTGCCCGGCGCACGGGCCGCCGGGGCGACGATGCTCGTCTCGGCGTCGTCGATCTTCGGGGCGGACGACCCCCTCGCCGCCTTCCGCGCCCTGACGGGGCTGGCGGCCGGGTGA